The nucleotide sequence CCATTTTCCATTTTTTCTTTGAGAACTCTGTTAAATTCCTCAGTCAGCTTGCTTCCTTTAGGGAAGGCGATCGCTGAACCGGCTTCTTCTTCGCTTCCATCTTCAATCGTAAAGCCAGCAAGATCAGGATTATTCTTGAAATACCCCTCTGCTACTGTATCTTCGATAATTGCTGCATCAATGCGCCCAGCTTTGATTTCCTGGACTAATTCAGGAATTCTAGTACGTTTTTCAATCTTGATTTCCACTGTCTCAGCGATTTTCTCAGCTTCTTCTTCCTGAATGGATGAAAGCTGAACTCCCACTGTTTTACCTTCAAGATCTTCAATTGATTTGATATTGCTGTCTTTTGCAGAAACAATCATATGGTTCGCTGTATAGTACACATCAGTGAAGTCAACGTTCTTTTTACGGTCAGGAGTTGGAGTCATACCTGCCATGACAAAATCAACACGGTCAGCCTGAAGTGCACCAATAAGGCCGTTAAAATCCATATCCGTAATTTCTACTTCATACCCTAATTCATTGGCGATCAGGTTTGCTAAATCCACGTCAAAGCCAATGATTTCATCACTTGTAGCTGTTTCTACATATTCAAATGGCGGATAGTCGGCTGAAGTGCCCATTTTAAGAACTTTCTTTTCCTCTCCACCGTCGCCTGAAGTTTTTTCAGTGCTTGTCCCGCATGCTGCGAGAACTCCCGTTAATAAAATGCTCATCAATAAAACTGAAATTGCCTTTTTCATCTGTTGTTTTCCCCCTATAATGTCTATTCTGTAATTTTTATACAAGTTTATTAATATATTAGCTATCAACCTTTTGAATTCATGCGTTTCAACTAATATTTATTAACTAAAATGTATTTTAACACACTTTTATAAATATGCAATAATATTTTTAAATATAAATTTAATGTATTTTACCCATAAAAAAAGAACCCCGGCAAAATCGGGATTCTACAGTATTTATACTTCTTCACAATATTCTTCGAATGCATTTTGCAGTTTGTTTACGACTTGCATTGGATCGTGCCCTTCGATTTCGTGACGTTCGACCATTGTGCAAAGTTTCCCGTCCTTCAGCAATGCGAAAGATGGGGATGATGGCGGATAGCCAGTAAAATAGCTACGCGCTTTTTCTGTAGCTTCCTTATCCTGTCCGGCGAAAACAGTCACAAGATGATCTGGACGCTTATCATAGTGAACAGCATGTGCTGCTGCAGGACGGGCAATTCCTCCGGCGCAACCGCAAACTGAGTTAACCATGACAAGTGTTGTTCCTTCTTTAGCCAATGCTTGTTCTACTTCCTCGCTCGTTGTTAATTCTGTATATCCAGCTGCCCCAATTTCCTGGCGTGCCTGACGGACTACATCATTCATGAAAAAATTAAAATCCATGCTCATCGATCGATCTCTCCTCTGCTGAATAGTAACTAGTACATAAATATATGATACCAATTAAAATTAATTTTTCAAAGTATGTTTAACTCTAATGAAATGCGGGAAAGGTAACAATACAGCTAGATCCATACCCCTAAACTCCCTAGATGAAGGACAACGGAACATTCCGTTGTCCGCTTTTTTTATGAATAATATGCGTTTGGACCATCCCTTAATTAATGTCAGTGTGCACGATCTCCCTTTCTATCGACTAAATGCACTGGTACTTATTGTTTAATTCAATTTCATGGGCACATGTTTGACCATCTTCTGCCCATACTCTGGCTTTTCACTCGACTTTGGGCACATGTTTAACCATCTTCTGCCCGTACTCTCGCTTTTCACTCGATTTCGGGCACATGTTTAACCATCTTCTGCCCCTACTCTCGCTTTTCACTCGATTTCGGGCACATGTTTGACCATCTTCTGCCCGTACTCTCGCTTTTCACTCGACTTCGGGCACATGTTTGACCATCTTCTGCCCGTACTCTCGCTTTTTCACTCAACTTCGGGCACATGTTTGACCATCTTCTGCCCGTACTCTCGCTTCTCACTCGACTTCGGGCACATACTCTTTGATTTGGTGGTCTTTACTGCGGTTGAACTTGCCCTTCACTTAATTGGATAATATTTTCAATTATTATGCTTTTATTAGTACTATTTTTCTTGAAAAATGAGCTGCCCCAATGGACAGCTCATTTTTTCGTCTCGTAAAAAGCTCTAAATAACTCCTCTACACCTGAAGCTACTGGCCTGTTTCCCGAAATGACTTCGTTTTCCACCTTTGGCAGCAGGTCTTTTATTTCTGGGTGATGAAAGAAATTTGCCTGAAGCTGATCGATGATCATATCATTCAGCCACTCTTTTGTCTGGAATCTTCTTCTTTCATCAAATATTCCACTTTTTTTAGTGAAGCTCTCAAAGTCCGAGACTGTTTTCCATATATCACCAATTCCTTTGTTCTGTAACGCTGAACTCGTCATCGCAATTGTCTGCCAGCCTTTTGTCGCAGGCTGCAGAAAATGCAGGATCCGGTTGTACTCTTCTTTGGTTTTTTTCGCTGTTTGTTCATTTGGACCATCTGCTTTATTCACTATGACTGTATCAGCAAGCTCCATGATTCCTTTTTTCATGCCTTGAAGTTCATCGCCTGCACCTGTCAGGACGAGAAGCATGAAGAAATCGACCATATCCCTGACGATGACCTCACTCTGCCCAACTCCAACCGTTTCAACCAGGATGACATCGAAGCCAGCTGCTTCACATAATAGCATTGTTTCCCGCGTTTTACGGTGGACACCACCAAGCTTACCGCCAGAAGGTGATGGTCGGATGAATGCCCTCGGATTCCGTGCAAGCTTTTCCATTCTCGTCTTATCGCCAAGGATGCTGCCGCC is from Mesobacillus boroniphilus and encodes:
- a CDS encoding BrxA/BrxB family bacilliredoxin, whose translation is MSMDFNFFMNDVVRQARQEIGAAGYTELTTSEEVEQALAKEGTTLVMVNSVCGCAGGIARPAAAHAVHYDKRPDHLVTVFAGQDKEATEKARSYFTGYPPSSPSFALLKDGKLCTMVERHEIEGHDPMQVVNKLQNAFEEYCEEV
- the meaB gene encoding methylmalonyl Co-A mutase-associated GTPase MeaB → MADEKKPEWFDPEKADSFSSVVKPGVAGENAERPAAKAGRFVKKKNSSKLDPASLAEEIKAGGRTALAKGITLIESNAEHDFQSAQTLLQKLLPESGRSIRIGITGVPGAGKSTFIESFGSYLCDKGHKVAVLAVDPTSSLTGGSILGDKTRMEKLARNPRAFIRPSPSGGKLGGVHRKTRETMLLCEAAGFDVILVETVGVGQSEVIVRDMVDFFMLLVLTGAGDELQGMKKGIMELADTVIVNKADGPNEQTAKKTKEEYNRILHFLQPATKGWQTIAMTSSALQNKGIGDIWKTVSDFESFTKKSGIFDERRRFQTKEWLNDMIIDQLQANFFHHPEIKDLLPKVENEVISGNRPVASGVEELFRAFYETKK
- a CDS encoding transporter substrate-binding domain-containing protein, producing MKKAISVLLMSILLTGVLAACGTSTEKTSGDGGEEKKVLKMGTSADYPPFEYVETATSDEIIGFDVDLANLIANELGYEVEITDMDFNGLIGALQADRVDFVMAGMTPTPDRKKNVDFTDVYYTANHMIVSAKDSNIKSIEDLEGKTVGVQLSSIQEEEAEKIAETVEIKIEKRTRIPELVQEIKAGRIDAAIIEDTVAEGYFKNNPDLAGFTIEDGSEEEAGSAIAFPKGSKLTEEFNRVLKEKMENGEVDKLIVKWFGGEK